The following coding sequences lie in one Candidatus Paceibacterota bacterium genomic window:
- the ftsZ gene encoding cell division protein FtsZ, giving the protein MPQLKPEVETFARIKVIGVGGSGKNALNHMVNSKVKGVDFIAVNTDAQDLHHSLAKKKIHIGKNLTKGLGTGMNPEMGKRAIEETKEEIQEAVKSADMVFITCGLGGGTGSGASPILAKTTKELGALTVGVVTKPFFFEGQQRMRLAEEALAELSKEVDALVVIPNDRLLSTVTKETTAKNAFAMCDEVLKQAVEGISDLITTPGFINIDFADIRAVMANAGSALMGIGMASGENRAVEAAKMAINSPLLDTSIQGAKGVLFSIAGGEDVTLHEIQDAAKIITESIDPGAKVIFGTIKDDRLKKGEIKVTVIASGFPDGAARRPALQSEFDLKADKGKIYNTISNGKSESPKTDDKKLETVGDDEDWGAVPAFLRRSKLK; this is encoded by the coding sequence ATGCCACAATTAAAACCGGAAGTTGAAACATTTGCTCGCATCAAAGTTATTGGTGTCGGCGGCTCAGGTAAAAATGCTTTAAATCATATGGTCAATTCCAAAGTAAAAGGAGTTGATTTTATCGCTGTCAATACTGACGCGCAGGATTTACATCATTCATTAGCCAAGAAAAAAATTCATATTGGAAAAAATTTAACGAAAGGTCTTGGCACCGGCATGAATCCAGAAATGGGCAAACGCGCCATTGAAGAAACAAAGGAAGAAATCCAGGAAGCGGTGAAATCGGCTGACATGGTTTTCATTACTTGCGGTTTGGGTGGTGGTACTGGCAGCGGTGCTTCGCCAATTCTGGCCAAGACTACCAAAGAACTCGGGGCTCTAACTGTTGGAGTAGTAACTAAGCCTTTCTTTTTTGAAGGACAACAGCGTATGAGACTAGCCGAAGAAGCCCTAGCCGAACTATCTAAAGAAGTGGACGCTCTGGTAGTAATCCCAAACGATCGTCTCTTAAGCACCGTTACTAAAGAAACTACGGCCAAGAATGCTTTTGCCATGTGTGACGAAGTGCTTAAGCAGGCAGTGGAAGGAATTTCCGATCTTATTACCACTCCCGGTTTCATTAATATTGACTTCGCCGATATTCGGGCAGTTATGGCTAACGCCGGATCGGCCCTCATGGGTATCGGTATGGCTAGTGGCGAGAACCGAGCTGTTGAGGCAGCTAAAATGGCCATTAATTCTCCCCTACTTGATACTTCTATTCAGGGAGCTAAAGGCGTGCTGTTCTCGATTGCCGGCGGTGAGGATGTTACTCTTCACGAAATTCAGGATGCGGCTAAAATTATCACCGAATCCATTGATCCTGGTGCCAAAGTTATCTTCGGTACCATTAAAGATGACCGCTTAAAGAAAGGAGAAATTAAAGTAACTGTTATCGCTTCCGGTTTCCCGGATGGAGCCGCTCGAAGACCGGCTCTGCAATCAGAATTTGATTTAAAAGCTGATAAAGGAAAGATTTACAACACCATTAGCAACGGCAAATCAGAGAGTCCTAAAACTGACGATAAGAAATTAGAAACCGTCGGAGACGATGAAGACTGGGGTGCGGTTCCGGCTTTTCTTAGGAGATCTAAATTAAAGTAG
- the ftsA gene encoding cell division protein FtsA: MARQIAAGIDIGSYQIKVVVAEASSDNPKAGPRIIGSGSAETKGLRHGYVINVEEAAKSVSSAVRQAEKTAGVRISKAYLAFGGIGLSAFISVGSLITTRADSEISENDVKRVVEISENEIPNSLSLNRTVLHTIPLQYKVDGKIVLGRPQGMKGAKLEVRTLFVTSLSHHLNDIISAVEKAGVEVEDVMAAPLAASLVTLSKTQKIAGCVLTNIGSETVSIVVFENDIPISLEVFPIGSNDITNDIALGLKIPIDEAERVKLGASQNDKFSKKKLDEIVIARLSDIFELVEAHLRKIGRNGLLPAGIIITGGGSGVATIEDMAKAALKLPSKRSDLKFEGNIKGIIKGSEWAVAYGLCVLGLTSAEDNLITDLGLSGIKDTPSRLWRWVKKLLP, translated from the coding sequence ATGGCCCGTCAAATTGCAGCCGGCATAGACATAGGAAGTTACCAAATCAAAGTCGTGGTGGCTGAAGCCTCTTCCGACAATCCTAAGGCTGGGCCTCGCATTATTGGGTCCGGCTCTGCTGAAACCAAGGGACTACGCCATGGTTACGTTATTAACGTGGAAGAAGCGGCCAAAAGCGTCTCTTCCGCTGTCCGTCAGGCCGAAAAGACGGCCGGTGTTCGAATTAGCAAGGCTTATTTAGCTTTTGGCGGAATCGGACTTTCCGCCTTCATTTCGGTAGGTTCATTAATCACCACCAGAGCTGATTCAGAAATTTCCGAAAATGATGTTAAGAGAGTAGTGGAGATTAGCGAAAATGAAATTCCAAATTCTCTTTCTCTCAATCGCACGGTTCTTCATACTATTCCTCTTCAATATAAAGTTGACGGTAAAATTGTTCTGGGCCGGCCGCAAGGAATGAAAGGCGCCAAACTTGAAGTACGCACTCTTTTTGTTACTTCGCTTTCACATCATCTCAATGACATTATCAGCGCCGTAGAAAAAGCCGGCGTGGAAGTGGAAGATGTCATGGCGGCACCGCTTGCCGCCAGTTTGGTAACACTTAGTAAAACTCAAAAAATTGCCGGATGTGTTTTGACCAACATCGGTTCCGAGACTGTTTCCATCGTCGTTTTTGAAAATGACATCCCGATTTCATTGGAAGTTTTTCCGATCGGATCAAATGACATTACTAACGACATCGCGCTCGGTCTAAAAATTCCAATTGATGAAGCGGAGCGGGTAAAACTCGGCGCCAGTCAAAACGATAAATTTTCCAAAAAGAAGTTAGATGAAATTGTGATCGCTCGTCTGTCAGATATTTTTGAATTAGTTGAGGCCCACCTACGAAAAATCGGGCGCAATGGTCTTCTTCCAGCCGGCATCATTATTACCGGTGGAGGCTCGGGAGTAGCGACCATTGAAGATATGGCTAAGGCGGCCTTGAAACTCCCTTCCAAGCGTTCCGATCTGAAATTTGAGGGCAATATTAAAGGAATTATTAAAGGCTCGGAATGGGCTGTGGCTTACGGCCTTTGCGTTTTGGGGCTGACTTCGGCCGAAGATAACCTTATTACTGACTTAGGTCTTTCCGGTATTAAAGATACGCCAAGCAGACTTTGGAGATGGGTGAAAAAGTTGTTGCCGTAA
- the ybeY gene encoding rRNA maturation RNase YbeY, which produces MAKTVFYSPNFSVTKLIGSAPPIGGALLLRIKDKVLGRKYQLSLVFTSLSHSQKLNRKYRQKRKPANILSFPISKNEGEIFISPAAWANPKQPKSKSAVTAATTTLFIHGLCHLKGFRHGSKMESEEKKYRQFFKIKSSNF; this is translated from the coding sequence ATGGCTAAAACGGTTTTCTATTCTCCTAATTTTAGTGTGACGAAGTTGATTGGAAGCGCCCCGCCTATAGGCGGGGCGCTTCTCCTTCGAATTAAAGACAAAGTTCTGGGACGAAAATATCAATTAAGTCTGGTCTTTACTTCCCTCTCTCACAGCCAGAAACTTAACCGGAAATACCGCCAAAAAAGAAAGCCCGCCAACATTTTGAGTTTTCCAATTTCAAAAAATGAGGGAGAAATTTTTATTTCGCCGGCTGCTTGGGCAAATCCCAAGCAGCCGAAATCCAAATCCGCCGTCACTGCCGCGACGACTACCCTCTTCATTCACGGGCTTTGTCATTTGAAAGGCTTCCGACATGGTAGTAAAATGGAAAGTGAGGAAAAAAAATACCGTCAATTTTTCAAAATCAAATCTAGCAACTTTTAA
- a CDS encoding His/Gly/Thr/Pro-type tRNA ligase C-terminal domain-containing protein, translating to MATKTNLKKKIRRVRPPKRISREYERATETAKYYGFCQAPYLEIEREDLIKAKTFKDSHTKEVHPFREDEFKFSGFLEEKICILRNFLEKNMAHLGIPAPIYYEGPIAGNPHIPRIKREKTFNMEILSNSKSIADAMIIETAFVILKDQYPEEELSIGINSIGDKESIARFTRELTAYYRKNWSSLPAHCRATFKKDIFEILHCREEECLALQEAAPKAMSFLSEPSRVHFKEVLEYLESLGLPYNIEHSLVGSRSFCSGTIFEIRGTNKKTKEENTYAIGERYNGLAKKIWNKKDVPSVGVAILIHPDHLKQNRRHREVAPKFYFIQFGFDAKLQSLKIMEMLRQAKIPMHQSLSKDKLTVQIGTAEKMNIPYVIIMGQKEALEGSAVVRNMSNRSQETIMIEDLVKYLKKLK from the coding sequence ATGGCTACTAAAACTAATCTAAAGAAAAAGATCAGACGCGTTCGTCCACCAAAGAGAATCAGTCGAGAATATGAACGAGCGACAGAGACAGCCAAATATTATGGTTTTTGTCAGGCGCCATATCTGGAGATTGAAAGAGAAGATTTAATCAAAGCCAAAACTTTTAAGGATTCTCATACGAAAGAAGTTCATCCTTTTCGGGAGGATGAATTTAAATTCTCCGGATTTTTAGAAGAGAAGATCTGCATTCTTCGAAATTTTCTGGAAAAAAATATGGCGCACTTAGGTATTCCGGCGCCGATTTATTATGAAGGGCCGATTGCTGGCAACCCACATATTCCCCGTATTAAAAGAGAAAAGACTTTTAATATGGAAATCTTGAGCAATTCTAAAAGCATTGCTGACGCCATGATTATTGAGACGGCTTTTGTCATCTTGAAAGATCAGTATCCGGAGGAAGAGTTATCCATTGGCATCAATAGTATTGGGGATAAAGAATCAATTGCCCGTTTTACCCGAGAATTAACAGCTTATTATCGTAAAAACTGGAGTAGTCTGCCTGCCCATTGCCGGGCCACTTTTAAGAAAGATATTTTTGAAATTCTTCACTGCAGGGAAGAAGAGTGTTTGGCCCTACAGGAGGCGGCGCCAAAGGCTATGAGTTTTCTCTCCGAACCAAGCCGAGTTCACTTTAAAGAGGTTCTGGAGTATCTGGAGTCTCTTGGTTTGCCTTATAACATTGAGCATTCATTGGTGGGTAGTCGAAGTTTCTGCAGTGGTACCATTTTTGAAATTCGCGGTACTAATAAAAAAACCAAGGAGGAAAATACTTACGCCATTGGAGAGCGTTACAACGGGCTGGCCAAAAAAATTTGGAACAAAAAAGATGTGCCGTCAGTTGGAGTGGCCATCTTAATTCATCCGGATCATTTGAAACAAAATAGACGACATCGGGAGGTGGCACCAAAATTTTATTTCATTCAATTTGGTTTTGACGCTAAACTGCAGAGTTTGAAAATCATGGAAATGCTCCGACAGGCCAAGATTCCAATGCATCAATCCTTAAGTAAAGACAAATTAACGGTGCAAATTGGCACGGCAGAGAAAATGAATATTCCTTACGTTATTATTATGGGACAAAAAGAGGCTCTGGAGGGCAGCGCGGTAGTTCGCAACATGAGCAACCGTTCTCAGGAAACTATCATGATTGAAGACCTGGTGAAATATTTGAAAAAGTTGAAATAG
- the lepB gene encoding signal peptidase I — MSDENTSPQNLSSSENTAKKGGFFKELVKFVFFILIILVPLRVFVAQPFIVVGTSMEPTFSGGEYLIVDELSYHLGNPSRGDVIIFHPPRQAFTDQGIKPQSGIYYIKRIIGLPNETIVIQDNQIIIKNQEHPNGFVLDEPYVKYSGEKNETITLGPDQYFVLGDNRPVSFDSRAWGPLSRDEIVGRAFLRLLPIDRVSFMPGAVKEKPTN, encoded by the coding sequence ATGTCAGACGAGAATACCTCGCCTCAAAATCTTTCATCTTCTGAAAATACGGCTAAAAAGGGCGGTTTTTTCAAGGAATTAGTCAAGTTTGTCTTTTTTATTTTAATCATCTTGGTACCCTTGCGAGTCTTCGTGGCTCAGCCCTTCATTGTAGTTGGAACTTCTATGGAGCCAACCTTCTCCGGCGGTGAGTATCTAATCGTTGACGAACTTTCATATCATCTTGGAAATCCTTCGCGCGGCGATGTAATTATTTTCCATCCGCCCCGACAAGCTTTCACCGATCAGGGAATAAAACCTCAAAGCGGTATCTATTACATCAAACGCATCATCGGTCTTCCAAATGAGACTATTGTCATTCAAGACAACCAAATCATTATTAAAAATCAGGAACATCCAAATGGTTTTGTTTTGGATGAACCTTACGTTAAATATTCCGGAGAAAAAAATGAAACTATCACTCTTGGTCCGGATCAATATTTTGTTCTTGGCGATAATCGGCCCGTCAGTTTTGATTCGCGTGCTTGGGGACCCCTCTCCCGTGATGAAATTGTTGGTCGAGCTTTCTTGAGACTTCTGCCCATTGATCGAGTCAGCTTCATGCCAGGAGCTGTAAAAGAAAAACCTACGAATTAA
- the pth gene encoding aminoacyl-tRNA hydrolase: MFYIVGLGNPGEEYQNTRHNVGRMMVVNFIKQNLPSTAFAFNKKLQALITEGKVGSPRLRAGEAGRERATLILPETFMNKSGQSVKPLITSKKKAESLIVINDDLDLPLGRFKITFNRGSGGHKGVESIIRAIKTEAFIRIKVGISPATPSGKIRKPDHKKILDFIIGPFKKSELDILKKVSKKVSAAIEMIIMEGKEKAMGEFNSL; encoded by the coding sequence ATGTTTTATATTGTGGGATTGGGCAATCCTGGAGAGGAATATCAAAATACTCGACATAATGTCGGACGAATGATGGTTGTAAATTTTATAAAACAAAATTTACCATCTACAGCTTTTGCTTTTAATAAGAAATTACAGGCTCTGATAACCGAAGGAAAAGTCGGCTCGCCTCGCTTGCGTGCAGGCGAAGCGGGTCGCGAGCGCGCCACCCTGATCCTGCCCGAAACTTTCATGAATAAATCCGGTCAATCTGTTAAACCACTAATTACCAGCAAGAAAAAAGCCGAATCACTGATCGTCATAAATGATGATTTGGATTTACCACTAGGAAGATTCAAAATTACCTTCAATCGTGGTTCCGGTGGCCACAAAGGAGTGGAGTCAATTATTCGGGCCATTAAAACTGAAGCTTTCATCCGAATCAAAGTCGGAATTTCCCCGGCCACTCCATCCGGGAAAATTCGAAAGCCGGATCATAAAAAGATTTTAGATTTCATTATCGGTCCATTTAAAAAATCTGAACTGGACATTTTAAAAAAAGTTTCAAAAAAAGTCTCCGCAGCAATTGAAATGATAATAATGGAAGGAAAAGAAAAAGCGATGGGCGAATTTAATAGTCTATAA
- a CDS encoding S1 RNA-binding domain-containing protein: MPRIATKSPEVEKEVKSKKDSIMSKYLSDSPTPPSTGDLIEGAVLAIDKNGVFVNLSPFGTGIIYGREYIAARDIIKRINVGDTVAAKIVDLNSAEGYIELSLKEAKQALIWSEAEAAIRDKRILDLPVVEANKGGLILTWQGIQGFLPASQLKTEHYPRVLDGDKDKILEELKKLIGQKISVAIISALPKEGKLIFSEKNPELKDKEKIIGKYTVGDDLDGEVTGIVDFGVFVKVEEGLEGLVHISEIDWSLVEDPRTRFHIGEKVKVKIIEIKDGKISLSIKALKENPWKAAEAKYKKDDVVQGVVIKYNKHGALASIEEGVAGLVHISEFGSEEKLRQKLELGKSYTFRITLFDPKEQKMALSFVEHI, from the coding sequence ATGCCACGCATAGCCACCAAAAGTCCGGAAGTTGAAAAGGAAGTTAAGTCCAAGAAGGACAGCATCATGTCCAAATACTTGTCCGATTCCCCTACACCGCCCTCAACCGGCGATTTAATAGAAGGGGCGGTTTTAGCCATTGATAAGAATGGAGTCTTTGTTAATTTGTCTCCTTTCGGCACCGGTATTATCTATGGCCGAGAATACATTGCCGCCCGCGATATTATTAAAAGAATCAATGTTGGGGATACAGTAGCAGCTAAGATTGTTGATTTAAATAGTGCTGAAGGCTACATTGAACTTTCACTAAAAGAAGCTAAGCAAGCGCTCATCTGGAGCGAGGCTGAAGCGGCTATCCGGGATAAACGCATTCTTGATTTGCCGGTAGTGGAGGCTAATAAGGGTGGGCTGATTCTGACCTGGCAAGGCATTCAGGGATTTTTGCCGGCTTCTCAACTTAAAACCGAACATTACCCGCGTGTTCTTGATGGCGATAAAGATAAAATTCTAGAAGAGTTGAAAAAATTAATCGGCCAGAAAATTTCCGTGGCAATTATTTCCGCTCTGCCTAAGGAAGGCAAATTAATCTTCTCGGAAAAAAATCCGGAATTAAAAGACAAAGAAAAGATTATCGGCAAATATACTGTCGGTGATGATCTTGATGGTGAAGTAACCGGCATTGTCGATTTCGGCGTCTTCGTCAAAGTAGAAGAGGGGTTGGAAGGACTAGTTCACATTTCAGAAATTGACTGGTCGTTGGTGGAAGACCCGCGCACTCGTTTTCATATCGGCGAGAAAGTAAAAGTGAAAATTATTGAAATTAAAGATGGGAAGATTTCTCTCTCTATCAAAGCGCTGAAAGAAAATCCTTGGAAGGCGGCCGAGGCCAAATACAAGAAGGATGATGTCGTTCAGGGTGTCGTCATTAAATACAACAAACACGGTGCTCTAGCCTCCATTGAGGAAGGAGTAGCGGGTCTGGTTCACATCAGCGAATTTGGCAGTGAGGAAAAACTTCGTCAGAAATTGGAACTTGGCAAAAGCTATACTTTCCGCATTACTCTCTTCGATCCAAAGGAACAAAAGATGGCATTGTCTTTTGTAGAGCATATATAA
- a CDS encoding MBL fold metallo-hydrolase has protein sequence MVITYHGLEFFKMQLGDLTVAFNPPSKKSPFKAPRFGADIVLVSMNNVDMNGAEELKHGERVPFIISGPGEYEVKEVFIRGLDMLPVTIYTLNLDNINLCFLGPLESKDLPPNIVEALDDIDILFVPIGGHGVLTPADANKLAVNLEPKLVIPMHYVEQDKSSLKTFLKEAGEEVKAIDKLTIKKKDLEGKEGDVVVLSIV, from the coding sequence ATGGTCATTACCTATCACGGTTTGGAATTTTTCAAGATGCAACTGGGCGACTTAACAGTGGCTTTTAATCCGCCTTCCAAGAAATCTCCTTTTAAAGCTCCTCGATTTGGCGCTGATATTGTTTTGGTTTCCATGAACAATGTTGATATGAATGGCGCTGAGGAATTAAAACACGGAGAAAGAGTGCCGTTTATCATTTCCGGTCCGGGCGAGTATGAAGTGAAAGAAGTTTTTATTCGCGGTTTAGATATGTTGCCGGTAACTATCTACACTTTGAATTTGGATAACATCAATCTTTGTTTCCTGGGACCTCTCGAATCGAAAGACTTGCCACCTAATATTGTGGAGGCTTTGGACGATATTGATATTTTATTTGTGCCAATCGGGGGACACGGTGTGTTAACGCCGGCTGATGCCAATAAACTAGCAGTTAACCTTGAGCCGAAGCTAGTTATCCCGATGCATTATGTTGAACAGGACAAGAGTTCACTAAAAACTTTTCTGAAAGAAGCTGGGGAAGAGGTGAAGGCGATTGATAAGCTGACAATCAAAAAGAAAGATTTGGAAGGAAAGGAGGGTGATGTGGTGGTCTTAAGTATTGTTTAG